In Sporosarcina sp. PTS2304, a genomic segment contains:
- a CDS encoding alpha/beta hydrolase translates to MQSPFTFTHSAPTKETGKQPALFLLHGMGSHEGDLPQLVQDFTESHHIFSLRGPVVQAPGYAFFTIEEEGKPERQVFDKVLVYIQSFIREAIQEYNLDSERLIVIGFSQGAVLAQALGLTLIPSLQGVVALSGYVPEFVKNEYAKQSVENQHVFISHGDYDYVISPQSGVESKEYFESLGANVTFNTYPDGHGVTPENQRDLTAFLHSL, encoded by the coding sequence ATGCAATCACCATTTACATTTACACACTCTGCACCAACGAAAGAGACTGGAAAGCAACCAGCGTTATTTTTACTTCATGGAATGGGGAGTCATGAAGGAGATTTACCACAATTAGTTCAAGACTTTACAGAAAGTCATCACATATTCAGTTTGCGCGGGCCGGTTGTCCAAGCACCTGGTTATGCGTTCTTCACGATAGAAGAAGAAGGCAAGCCGGAACGTCAAGTATTTGATAAAGTTCTCGTTTATATTCAGTCATTTATCCGAGAAGCAATTCAAGAATATAACTTGGATTCAGAACGCTTAATAGTTATCGGTTTTAGCCAAGGAGCTGTACTTGCTCAGGCGCTAGGACTGACTCTGATTCCCTCACTTCAAGGTGTTGTGGCATTAAGTGGTTATGTACCAGAATTCGTCAAGAATGAATATGCAAAGCAATCGGTAGAGAACCAACATGTTTTCATATCACACGGTGACTACGATTATGTGATTTCTCCTCAATCTGGAGTAGAAAGTAAAGAGTACTTTGAATCATTAGGGGCGAATGTCACATTTAACACGTATCCGGATGGACATGGTGTAACACCGGAGAACCAACGTGATTTAACAGCGTTTTTACATTCTCTATAA